Below is a genomic region from Granulicella sp. L56.
CGAACATCATCGCCAGCAGATGGGCCGCCGCAGCCAGCCCCATCGCCGCTGTCAACAGCGCAATCCTCGGCCTCCACTTCCGCCGCGGTCCCTGCATGGCATGAGCAACGCCCATCGCCGTATACACCAGACCGTACAGCCCCCACATGGCCAGCACCTCATTATTCGGAGTCACCGAATAACGCACGATCTCCGGACAACAGCAGTACAGTCCCAACGCAAAAAATGCGCCTTCATTGCCAAACAATCGCCGCGTCACCCACCACAGCCCCACGCCCAGCCACATCGCAAAGAAGATGAACGGCAGGTGCAGCAGATACTTCACGCTGCCGATCTCGTGCCGCGCCTCCCACGTCGAGCCATTCAGCGAGCTGCCCGCATACAGCCGGTTCTCTGGGCTGCGAAGCTTGTCCACGCCCAGCAACGCCAGCCGCTGAGCCGTCAGCGGAAATCCTGCCACCCGGTAAGCGAACGTGCCGTCTCCGCCTAAATTTCCGCACGTCGTGAAGTATCCAGCCAGCGGCGAAGGCCGCTCCCACATCTCGCGCCCGCACCGGGCATAGCGATAGTCATGCTCCGAGAGCTCTTGATGGTGCACCACCCAAAGGCACTCCGCCAGAAAAAACAGCAGCAACAGCGCGGCAAGCCGCTGTGGCCGGCCAATCTGAATCTTCAAAAGCTTCATTTGCTGCGCACCAACCAAATACCTCCCAGCGATCCTGCTTCCAGATCGCTGTCTTTGATCCTGCTTAGAATCCTTGCCTTCGACTTTGCTATAAATCTCTTTCTTTATCGTATCGTGAGAGTATGCAGTCGCTTTCCTTTACCCCCGGTCGAGCCTTCCTCTCCGTCAACTCCCCCACTGTTCCGTGGACCGTCGTCTTCGAGGACGAGGGCGTTGCTGGCTACTTCTATGCCTGCGACCGTTCGCAGGAGAAGCACGAGCACAGCATCTTCGACGCCATGCTCATCTACAACGTCGCCGCCCTCGCCAAAAGCGACGCCGAGCTTCAGCGCCCCGAACCCGGGCGCATCGCCACCGTCGATTGGTCGCGCGATGGCCTCCAGGCGGTACTCTACCTTGACGGCACCGCCCAGGCGCTCTTCGACTTTCAGGCACGTTGTGGCTACTGCCGCATGGACTTTCCCAACTTCATCGCCGAGCAGGGCGACACTTGGCGCAAGTCCAGCCACGCCTGGTCCGAGGCCGCGCTGCAACGCTTCGAGTCTGCGCTCTACGTCTGAAAAAAGGCAATAAATACGTCGGCTAACCCAAGCCCGTAAGTATGTGATTTAGGTCTGAGCATGGCAGTTCTGGGTAACCTACCGGCTGGCGGGATTATTGGCGTAATATCCGGCTCGGTTCTAGAGGCTAGAATCGGGCCTTTCTGCGGTAGCATAGCTGGCATGAAGAAGAAGACAGTCCCACAACTGATTTGGGAAGTGTTCTCTGTCGGTATTGGCGCGGCTATTCTTCAGGCTATTGCCCGATGGATGCTCCACCGATCTAATGCAACGTGGTTTGCGTTTGGTCTGGGGTTGGCGACTTGAACGTTCGCCTCCGCCGTGGTATTCACGATTCTCTATCTAAGGTCAAGAAGATCAAAAAAACGCATGGGTTAGCAAACGTATTTATTGCCCAAAAGAGCGCCGACGTCTCCGTTGGCGCTCTCCCAGTGGATCTATTCCGGCATCAATCGCGTTTCTGTGTGAGCGAAAGTTCCATGAATACATTCGCTCTCACAAAAGGCGACGGCCTTGGCGGCAGATGCCGGAATCCTAATGACTCGTACAGATGCACCGCATTGGTGAGCTTGTCGCTGCTCTCCAGCGTAAGCAGCGTTGCCCCGGCGGCTCGTGCCTGTTCAATGACGTGGCTCAGCAGCTTGCGGCCGATCCCGCGCCCGCGATGCTGCTCATCGACCGCCATCTTGGCTATCTGATAGACGCCTGCTCCCTCCGGAATCAGCGCGCAACAACCAACCGCGCGTCCATGGACGCAGGCCATGTAGATAAATCCGCCCGGCTCGATGATGTGGCCGATGGGATTGCCCAGCATCTCGCGGTCCGGCTCTTCCAAGCCAAAGTATTTGTCGATCCACGCCTCGTTCAACGCACGAAAGGCTGCGGCATCGGCCAGCTTGAACGGGCGCAACTGAATCGTCTCGTCATGCATGGAAGTATTCTCTCTCGAAGCATGGTCAGGTATGTCGGCGAGGTCGATGGCGAACGGCATAATGAAGTCCCCTTAGCCATCAAGCTAAGTTTCCCCAACTCATATGTCCAATATCTTGTTTGTCCGGATTATGATATGAAAAGTCTTGATAAAGATCCCTTCTTCTAAGTTTTAAGTATTGATAGAGAAACTCCTTTCTTTCTATGGATAGCGATATCGAGCTGCGCCACCTTCGTTACTTCGTCGCCGTCGCCGAAGAGCTTCACTTCGGCCGCGCCGCCGTCCGGCTGCATCTCGCCCAGCCGCCACTGTCGCAGCAGATCCGCAAGCTCGAAGGGATTCTCGGTTATCCTCTCTTCGTGCGCACCTCGCGCACGGTCAAGCTCACCGCTGCCGGCGAAGTCTTTCTCGATCGCGCCCGGCGTACTCTGCGCAATGTGAAAGACGACATGGAAGAGGTCCGCAGCATCGGCCGCGGCGATGTCGGCTCTTTGCGCGTCGGCTTCATCGGCTCCAGTATGTTGACGCCTCTGCCTGCCATGCTGGGCCAGTACCGCAAACAGTATCCAAAGGTGCAGTTGCAACTGCGCGAGACCTACACCTCGGGCGTTGTGCAGTCACTCAGCAAGGGCACGTTGGACGCAGGGTTTCTACGCGACGGAGACCCCACCGAAGGCATCGTCACGGAGACGCTCTTCTCCGAGCCCTTCGTCGCCGTGCTTCCGCACACCCATCCGCTGGCCACGCGGACCGGCATCTCTGCGGCACAACTGTGCGACGAACCCTTCGTCTACTTCTCCCCCGTGGCTGGCACGCTCGCGTACGAAAAGTCGATCTCGCTCTGCGAAGCGCATGGCTTTCGGCCGCGCATCGTTCAGGAAGCGCCGCAGTGGCTTACGATTCTGCGTCTGGTCGGCGCGGGCCTTGGAGTCACCATCGCACCGGCCTGTGTCCGGCAGATCGCCGCGCCCAATATCGTCTGCCTTAACCTGCATGGCGCAAAGGTAAACAGCGACATCGAGCTCGCGTATCAGGCTAACGAGAGCCGCGCCATCGTCAAGGCCTTTGCAGCGATCGCCCGCGCCAGCTTCCGCGCCGCACGACATTCAAAAAACAAAGCACGCAGTTAGAGGCTGGTGAAAATTCGTTGCACTAAAGAGCATGGGCTTCAGCCGCGCCTTAGATCCAAATTTGTTTTTGCTTCTAGGTACGCCAAGCCTTTAGGCTTGGCCTCTATCGAAAGAACAAAACCGGGGCTTCAGCCCCTGGGGTATGCGCCTATCCCAGAAACAACTGCTCGACCTCGAGCCAGTTCTTTACCCGTTTAAACCCTGTCACCTTCGCATTATGCGGCGAACTATACAGAATCCCCGTACCTTCAAATCGCCTCAACTGCCGCGGGTTATCGTCGATCAGGTAGTCTGCCCGCAGAATCCCCTTGTCCCCGCAGTAGACAATCTGCGCAGGCGAGATAAAAGGAAAGTGCCTCTCCAGCCAGCGGTACTTCTGCGCAAACGAGGTAGGAATCTCCATCGCCGCCGTGGCGATAAACACCTCATATTTTTGCTGCAAACTCTCCAGCACACGCTGCGCATCCGGCATCACGGCAAGGTTTTCGAAGAAGTCCTCCGACCGCAGATATGCTTCGAGCGCATTGTGTCGGTCGCTCGATACCACCTGCCAAAGCCACTTGCCTTCGAGATCGGCAACCGTAAGCTGCTCATCGTAATCGCGGTTATAACGCAGCAGATGCTCGGCTATCGCATCCGCCATCACCTCATCCATGTCTACGCAAATCCGCTTCAAAACAAACTCACCCTCTGGCCCTAAGCCCTGGTCTCTAGTTTAAAGCGACCGCACAATCGAAGCCGCAATACTCTCCACCGGCACCGTCTTTCGCTGCGGAGCGTCCCTCGCCGGATCGTAATACAGCAGCCGCCCGCAGCTCTCGCACGTCATCATGTCGTCATCGTTGCTGCGGTCGCGCAGATCGTTCCATCGCTGCGGACGCAACATCATCTGGCAGGCCATACATTTCTGGTTCAGCGCCTCGGCCAACCCAGTTCCCTTGCCCTTGGAGATCCGGTCATAGTTCGAGAGCGACGACTCGCCAATCTCCGGACGCAACGCCACCCGCTTCTGATCAACTTCAGTCAACGCAATCTTATCTTTGGCGATCGTCTCGGCGGCCCGCAGCCGTTCGCGCTCCAGCGTCTTCGTCGCATCCTCCACCGCTTCATCGGCGACGGCCTTCTGCGCCTCTAACGCCTCGCTGCGTTCCATGCTCTCCAGCTCGGAGTCCTCCAACCGGCTCACCTCGGCCTCAGCAAAACCGATCTCGTGCTCAAAGGCTGTCACCTGCGCTGTCGTCGTCGCCATGTCCATCTGCTTGCGAACGCGGGCAGCCTTCGCCTGATGGTCCTTCACATCGGACTCCTGCCGCCGCCGCAGCACCTCTTCCTTGGCGATCAGGTTGAGCACCACCGCTCGCTGCCCTTCAATTGCCCTGGCCTTGGCCTCCAGCTCAGCGATGCGCTTCGGCAGAGCGGTCATCTCATCGCGCAGGCGCTTCGCCTCGACATCGAGTCCTTGCAGCACAATCAACTTCTCAAGATCCGGATGCATTCGCACTCCTTTGACTTATTAGAGCAGGTATATCGCACGAAGGAACAGGCAGGAGTAAAGACGAAATACAGGGGTCTCTCCACTGCGGCGGCAAGTACGCCGCCTTCGGTCGAGATGACGTAGATTTTAGGTGCTCCGCAAACCCACTACAAACCTACGTCATCTCGACCGGAGCGCAGCGCAGTGGAGAGACCCCTGTATTTCGTCTTTTACTGCGCTGGCAAGAACGATCCCTCTGGAAAATCCCCGCAAAAACACATGTGCTATCTTTCGCACCATATCCGTCAATTGAGCACACAACTCCGATGGAGGATAATAAGTCCTAATGAGCAGGCGCAATGCCAGCTCTTTGGCGTAAATTCCGCCGCTTGCCCCACTTGCCTGCCACAAATCCCCAGGACTGGAAGACAGATGCAACTTTGGAACGAATATGAAGGACGAATCGTCGCGGATCAATTCCCGCTGAAAAAGCTGCTTGAACCCGAAGGCAGAAGCGCTTTCTTTTCAACGACAAATGGCTCCGATGCCCCCGCCGTCATCCGCCTGATCGAGGCCCACTTCGACGAACCGGAGATCCTCGCTCGATGGAGTGAAGTCGCCAAAGTTGACCAGCCAAACCTCATCAAGCTCAAGAAGTTCGGCCAGACCACCCTCGACGAGACCGCGCTTCTCTATGCCGTCATGGAACCCGCTGACGCCAGCCTCGCCGACATCCTCAAAGAGCGCTCACTCACAACGCAGGAGGCCACGCAGCTAGCCACCAGCCTCGTCCCAGCGCTTGCGGCCCTGCACGCCCATAACCTCGTCCACGAACACCTCAACGCGGCCAACGTGCTCGCCATCGGCGAAGTCATCAAGCTGCGCAGCGACTGCATTCGCGAAGCCCCCGAGGGCGCGGAGGCCACCGAAGCCAAGGCCCGCGATGTGCGCGATCTCTCCACCCTCCTCATTCGCGCGCTCACCTTGCAGAACAGGTTCCCCGTCGGAACAACCCTGCCTGCACCCTTCCACGAGATCGTCACCAACGGCCTCAGCGGGGCCTGGGGACTTCCACAGATCGCCGCGGCGCTCGCACCCGCTACTCCTAAGCAGCCAGCACCATCGGTACCAGCTCCCCCAATCCAGAAGCCAAAGGCCGACCAGGAAGCGACGGTTCCCACGCCCGCGACGGTATCGGAGCCAAGACCTCGCATCGTCGCTCCCGTCTCCGCTGTGGATGAGGACCACCCGCGCCGCTTTCTCCCCTGGACCACCATCGCCGCGGCCGTCATTTTGGCGATATTTATAGGCTGGCACTTCCTGCACAAATCCCCTGTGCCGATCCCCAACCTGGCCACCATGCCATCGGGAACTACCCAGCCAGCCTCCAACGTTGCCGCCGCAACCGTGCCAACAGCTTCAAATGCAACAACTTCAACCGCATCCAGAGTCAGCGTTGCCCCGGCCAACGGCCCCCGCACCCAATGGAGGGTCGTAGCCTACACCTACAACCATCAAAATCAGGCGCAGGATAAGGCTGCCCAGATTCTCAGCAAGCACGCCGCGCTCAACCCGGAAGTCTTTGCACCCAAGGGACATGCGCCCTATCTGGTCACCGTCGGCGGCTCCATGAGCCACGATGAAGCGATATCATTCCGGCGCAAAGCCCGTTCCGAAGGTCTGCCGCGCGACACCTACGCGCAGAACTTTCCGGCAAACGCCCGCTAACATAAACAGTTTCATTGAGAAACAGGCGCGAATCTCTGAATCGTGCCTGTTTTTTCCTAATCCAATCTTCATTCATGGCTACGACCACACTCGACCTACCCAGCGCAAAATCTAAAGCGCCTCACGCCGACGGCCACTCCGGACATACGGAAGAGCGGCCCTGGCGGCCCAGCATCAATCCGTGGATCGTCGCCATGACGGTCACGCTCGCCACCTTCATGGAGGTGCTCGACTCCTCCATCGCCAACGTGGCGCTGCCACACATCGCTGGTGGCCTCGGCTCCACCCAGGACGAAGCCACCTGGGTGCTGACGGCCTATCTGGTCGCGAACGCCATCATCCTGCCTGCCGGCGCATACATGACCACCTTTATCGGGCGCAAGAAGTTCTACATGATCTGCGTCGCGCTCTTCGGCATCAGCTCCGCGCTCTGCGGACTGGCTCCCTCGCTGCCGATCCTCGTCTTCTGCCGCATCCTGCAAGGCGCTGGCGGCGGTGGTCTGGCTCCATCGGAACAGGCCATCCTGGCCGATACCTTTCCTCCTGAGAAGCGCGGTCAGGCCTTTGCCATGTATGGTCTCGCGGTCGTGGTCGCACCGGCCATCGGGCCTACGCTGGGCGGCTATATCACCGACCGCTTCGACTGGCGCTGGATCTTCTTCCTCAACATCCCCATCTGCATTCTGTCGCTGTTCCTCACGTCGCGCATCGTTGAAGACCCGCCTTATGTCAAGAAGCAGGTCGAAGAGTCGCAGCGCGGCGGCATCAAGCTCGACTTCCTCGGTTTCGGTCTGCTCGGCCTTACCTTCGGCTCGCTGGAGTTCCTGCTCGACAAGGGCCAGGAGGACGACTGGTTCTCCTCGCACCTCATCACCTTCTTCGCCATCGTCTGCGTGGTCGCCTTCGTCCTGATGATCTATTGGGAGCTGCGGCAGCTTCGCATCGGCCACCGTCCCATCCTCAACCTGACACTCTTCAAGCGGCGCAACTTCGCCATCAGCTTCCTGCTGATGTTCGTGCTCGGCTTCGCGCTCTACGGCACCACCGTGCTGATACCGCAGTTCGTGCAGACGCTGCTGGGCTATACCGCCGAGCTTGCCGGGCTAGTGCTGTCTCCCGCAGGCTTCATCATGATGGCCATGATGCCGATCGTCGGCTTCCTCTCCGGCAAGGTCGATGCGCGTAAACTCATCGCCTTCGGCTTCCTCATGCTTACCTCGGCTCTGATCGAGATGCATACGCTCAACCTCGGTGTCAGCTACAAATATCTGGCCTTCCTGCGTATCTTCCAGGCCTCGGGACTGGCGTTCCTCTTCATTCCCATCAACACCATCGCCTACATCGGCGTAAAGCAATCGGAGAACAACGACGTCTCCGGCCTGACCAACCTTGCCCGTAATATCGGCGGCTCCTGCGGTACGGCATTCATGGCGACCATGTTGCTGCGTCGCACGGCCACCCATGAAAACAACATGGTGCGGAACCTGACCACCGCCAATCCTGCCTTCAACGCGCAGGTCGACGCGCTCAAAGGTTCCTTCGGGCAAGGCTTTCAGGCTATTCATTCGGCGCAGGCTTACATCTATAACCAGCTTCACCGGCAGGCTGCGATGCTGGCTTACCTCGACATCATCCAGTACCTCGCGATCTTCTGCGCCTGTATGTTGCCGCTGTTGTTCCTCATCCCTCGCCCGCCAAAACATGCCAGCCCTTCCGCTGGCCATTAGAAACAGCAAGCAAAATGCCGGGGTCTCTGTGCTACGACCCCGGTCGAGAGCTCGTGCATTTGCGGTGCGGGATAATTTCCTCTGGTTCTTGGGAAAGGGCCTGAGGGCTGGATAGCATTCAGAAATAAATCCGGTAATAAAATCGATTCATGCTCAGGCAATCCCTCTCCCCTCGCGCCCGCTCTCTCGGATCTATCGCCTTGCTCGCCATCGTCAGCCTCCTCTTCATTGGGCCTTCCATGGCGCAATCGATCCAGCAAGCGCCGCCGCTCGACGGCATCGCCCATATCGCGATCCGCGTCCACAACCTCGATGCCGCGCGTGACTTCTACAAAAAGCTCGGCTTCGACGAAGCCTTCGCCCTGAGCAAAGACGGCGCGGTCTACCAGTCCTTCATCAAGCTGGACGACCGCCAGTTCATCGAGCTTTATCCCACCACTGCGAAGGACTCCGAGATCGGCTTCCTCCACCTGTGCTTCGAGAGCGACAACCTGCAGGCCGTCTACAACGATTACATCGCGCGCGGCGTCCATCCCAACTTCAAGATCCGCAAGGCCGGAGCGGGCAATCTGTTGTTCACGATGAAAGGCCCTCTGCAGGCGACCGGACCACAGAACATCGAGTACACGCAATATATGCCTGGCTCGCGCCACTATAGCGACCGCGGCCAGCACCTCGGCGCGGACCGCGTGGGAACCAAACTCGTCTCCGTCACCCTCGCCATGCAGGACCCCGTTGCCGCGCGGGAGTTCTACCTGAAGCAGCTTGAGTTCACTCCCGACGCCCACCGCCTCGGTGTCTTCGATCTGCCCGGAACCTCCGGCGAGCAGGTGGAGATCGTGCCGGTCGCGAGCCTCGGCAGCAAGGGCCGCATTACGCTTGCCACCGTCAGCCTGAAAGACTCTGCCCGGCTGCTGAAGCAGGCACATGTCGTCTTCAAAAAATCGAGGAGGTCGCTGACTGTTACTGATCCCGACGGCAACTTGATCGTCCTTGAAACGCGTTAGAAGCAACCCGGCATGGGGCACCTCCACTCCTAATGGAGCAAGTACCACGGAGGTGTCGTATGCAGGCAGTTCACGCGGGCCAGTGCGGCCTTTGTAGCCATTTTGGCGAGACCCACGCTCCCAACAAAGTTCTGGTAACAATTATGGCCAGCAAAAAGGCCGACGTATCCCTGCTCGACACCTGCGGCCACCCGAAGCACGCCACGCTCCACCTGAAGGTCACTCCTATCAGCGGATGCGACGGCTTCCACGAAGCGGCAAGAGCCTGATTTCGATAGCGAGTATTCCTTTCACGGCCTGACGCGAGACAATAGCTGCAAGCACCCAGCAAAATGACCTTACGTCAGGCCCTGACTCTCGCCACAGAACAGCTCGCATCCAATTCCTCGCTCGGCGACCACGCTCATCGCGACGCCGAGTTGTTGCTGTTGCATGTTCTTAAGCTGGATCGCGCCACATTGCTGGCCTATCCCACGCGCCCTCTTACCGAGCAGCAGCTTGCCTCCTACGAGGATGCGATCGCACGCCGCCTGCGCCACGAGCCTATCCAATACATCACCGGACAGCAGGAGTTCTTTGGCCTGCCGCTTAAGGTGACGTCAGCCACGCTTATCCCGCGCCCCGAAACGGAACACCTCGTCGAAGCGGTGCTTGCGCGTCTGCCTGTCGACCAGCCTGTCCGTATCCTCGATATCGGCACCGGGACGGGAGCCATTGCACTGGCGCTCGCCGATCAACTTCCGCAAGCCCAAGTCACCGCTGTTGACCTCTCTGCCGAAGCTCTGAAGGTGGCTCAGGAAAATGCCGTCACTCACCATCTGACTGGCCGCGTCCGGTTTCTTCTGTCCGACCTGCTCACCGCTCTCCCGCAAAATGAGCAGACCGCAGCCTTCGATGTTATTGTCAGCAACCCTCCTTACATCCCCGAAGGCGACCGTGCCGAACTCCATCCCCAGGTGCGCGACTATGAACCGCAGCAGGCACTCTTCGCGGGGGTTCTCGGCCTCGACATCTATCGTCGCCTCATCCCGCAGGCCCATGCCGCTCTCAAACCCGGCGGCCTCCTTGCCCTTGAGATCGGTTATGGCCAAAGCGAAGCTCTCGCCTCGCTTCTCGACGACTGGAAGGACATAAGCTTCGTTGCCGATCTCCAGCAGATTCCTCGCGTTGTCCTCGCGCGGAGATGACGGTTCTCCATAAATCCCGCAAATTTCCTTTTGTGGGATCTACGGGCACTCCTTCCCCAGTGCTACAAGACAAAACATATACAGAGCATCTCGGAGCCGATATCGGTCGCGTTCCTGCGCTACAATCGTCACACTCTTCCGACTGGAATCTACGAGATGCTTAGACTTTACTGGTCCTCTTGTCACTTCCGTCTTTTGCTGTTGCCATTCGTGTTGCTCATGTCTCTTGGCGCTCATGCACAAGGCGCGGCTGCTGCTCCAAGTTTTGACTGTACCAAGGCAAGTACTGAGGCAGAGCATCTGATTTGTAGAGACCCCACATTGGCTCTAAAAGAACGCACGATGGTCGATACATACCGCGCTGCGCTTCAACACCTGTCGCCCCAGCAGGCCAGGGCATTTCGCCAAGAACATTTTAAGTGGTTCGTGGAGTACAAGGGAGCATGCAATTCGCCTTCAATGATGGAAGACGGGCGCAGGGCTTGCATATCGTTTTATCTAGAGCAACATACAAAAGATCTACAGAAAGCACTTGCATCTTTGCCCGTTCGCAGCATTTCGTCCCAGTCCTCGGCAATTGGTTTTTTGGCTCAACTGAATCAACTTGGGGTCAAGTCAACGGTCCTAAAAGAGATTGAAGCTGACATGGACCAACGCGAGTCAATCGTCGGATATGTGGAGCTGGATTTCAAACGTAAAATTGTCTTCACGAATCGGCGCATTGTTTCGATTGCCAGTATCCCTTTAATGGGAATGAGCACCGAATGGGGCGATCACGGCAACATCGTTTTGCAAGGAGGCAATTTTCAGATGCGAGAGGACAAACTATCGTCTGTAGTCTTTGCCCCGACTCGCATTCGAAAATCATATGGGTCTGTAGACGGATACGAAGAGCTAACAGAAATTCTAAAGAAGTATGGGCCATCAGTCTCCA
It encodes:
- a CDS encoding GNAT family N-acetyltransferase, with amino-acid sequence MPFAIDLADIPDHASRENTSMHDETIQLRPFKLADAAAFRALNEAWIDKYFGLEEPDREMLGNPIGHIIEPGGFIYMACVHGRAVGCCALIPEGAGVYQIAKMAVDEQHRGRGIGRKLLSHVIEQARAAGATLLTLESSDKLTNAVHLYESLGFRHLPPRPSPFVRANVFMELSLTQKRD
- a CDS encoding zinc ribbon domain-containing protein; the encoded protein is MHPDLEKLIVLQGLDVEAKRLRDEMTALPKRIAELEAKARAIEGQRAVVLNLIAKEEVLRRRQESDVKDHQAKAARVRKQMDMATTTAQVTAFEHEIGFAEAEVSRLEDSELESMERSEALEAQKAVADEAVEDATKTLERERLRAAETIAKDKIALTEVDQKRVALRPEIGESSLSNYDRISKGKGTGLAEALNQKCMACQMMLRPQRWNDLRDRSNDDDMMTCESCGRLLYYDPARDAPQRKTVPVESIAASIVRSL
- a CDS encoding 5'-3'-deoxyribonucleotidase, with the protein product MKRICVDMDEVMADAIAEHLLRYNRDYDEQLTVADLEGKWLWQVVSSDRHNALEAYLRSEDFFENLAVMPDAQRVLESLQQKYEVFIATAAMEIPTSFAQKYRWLERHFPFISPAQIVYCGDKGILRADYLIDDNPRQLRRFEGTGILYSSPHNAKVTGFKRVKNWLEVEQLFLG
- the prmC gene encoding peptide chain release factor N(5)-glutamine methyltransferase; translation: MTLRQALTLATEQLASNSSLGDHAHRDAELLLLHVLKLDRATLLAYPTRPLTEQQLASYEDAIARRLRHEPIQYITGQQEFFGLPLKVTSATLIPRPETEHLVEAVLARLPVDQPVRILDIGTGTGAIALALADQLPQAQVTAVDLSAEALKVAQENAVTHHLTGRVRFLLSDLLTALPQNEQTAAFDVIVSNPPYIPEGDRAELHPQVRDYEPQQALFAGVLGLDIYRRLIPQAHAALKPGGLLALEIGYGQSEALASLLDDWKDISFVADLQQIPRVVLARR
- a CDS encoding LysR substrate-binding domain-containing protein; amino-acid sequence: MDSDIELRHLRYFVAVAEELHFGRAAVRLHLAQPPLSQQIRKLEGILGYPLFVRTSRTVKLTAAGEVFLDRARRTLRNVKDDMEEVRSIGRGDVGSLRVGFIGSSMLTPLPAMLGQYRKQYPKVQLQLRETYTSGVVQSLSKGTLDAGFLRDGDPTEGIVTETLFSEPFVAVLPHTHPLATRTGISAAQLCDEPFVYFSPVAGTLAYEKSISLCEAHGFRPRIVQEAPQWLTILRLVGAGLGVTIAPACVRQIAAPNIVCLNLHGAKVNSDIELAYQANESRAIVKAFAAIARASFRAARHSKNKARS
- a CDS encoding DUF2251 domain-containing protein, translated to MQSLSFTPGRAFLSVNSPTVPWTVVFEDEGVAGYFYACDRSQEKHEHSIFDAMLIYNVAALAKSDAELQRPEPGRIATVDWSRDGLQAVLYLDGTAQALFDFQARCGYCRMDFPNFIAEQGDTWRKSSHAWSEAALQRFESALYV
- a CDS encoding VOC family protein, yielding MLRQSLSPRARSLGSIALLAIVSLLFIGPSMAQSIQQAPPLDGIAHIAIRVHNLDAARDFYKKLGFDEAFALSKDGAVYQSFIKLDDRQFIELYPTTAKDSEIGFLHLCFESDNLQAVYNDYIARGVHPNFKIRKAGAGNLLFTMKGPLQATGPQNIEYTQYMPGSRHYSDRGQHLGADRVGTKLVSVTLAMQDPVAAREFYLKQLEFTPDAHRLGVFDLPGTSGEQVEIVPVASLGSKGRITLATVSLKDSARLLKQAHVVFKKSRRSLTVTDPDGNLIVLETR
- a CDS encoding protein kinase; the encoded protein is MQLWNEYEGRIVADQFPLKKLLEPEGRSAFFSTTNGSDAPAVIRLIEAHFDEPEILARWSEVAKVDQPNLIKLKKFGQTTLDETALLYAVMEPADASLADILKERSLTTQEATQLATSLVPALAALHAHNLVHEHLNAANVLAIGEVIKLRSDCIREAPEGAEATEAKARDVRDLSTLLIRALTLQNRFPVGTTLPAPFHEIVTNGLSGAWGLPQIAAALAPATPKQPAPSVPAPPIQKPKADQEATVPTPATVSEPRPRIVAPVSAVDEDHPRRFLPWTTIAAAVILAIFIGWHFLHKSPVPIPNLATMPSGTTQPASNVAAATVPTASNATTSTASRVSVAPANGPRTQWRVVAYTYNHQNQAQDKAAQILSKHAALNPEVFAPKGHAPYLVTVGGSMSHDEAISFRRKARSEGLPRDTYAQNFPANAR
- a CDS encoding DHA2 family efflux MFS transporter permease subunit, with product MATTTLDLPSAKSKAPHADGHSGHTEERPWRPSINPWIVAMTVTLATFMEVLDSSIANVALPHIAGGLGSTQDEATWVLTAYLVANAIILPAGAYMTTFIGRKKFYMICVALFGISSALCGLAPSLPILVFCRILQGAGGGGLAPSEQAILADTFPPEKRGQAFAMYGLAVVVAPAIGPTLGGYITDRFDWRWIFFLNIPICILSLFLTSRIVEDPPYVKKQVEESQRGGIKLDFLGFGLLGLTFGSLEFLLDKGQEDDWFSSHLITFFAIVCVVAFVLMIYWELRQLRIGHRPILNLTLFKRRNFAISFLLMFVLGFALYGTTVLIPQFVQTLLGYTAELAGLVLSPAGFIMMAMMPIVGFLSGKVDARKLIAFGFLMLTSALIEMHTLNLGVSYKYLAFLRIFQASGLAFLFIPINTIAYIGVKQSENNDVSGLTNLARNIGGSCGTAFMATMLLRRTATHENNMVRNLTTANPAFNAQVDALKGSFGQGFQAIHSAQAYIYNQLHRQAAMLAYLDIIQYLAIFCACMLPLLFLIPRPPKHASPSAGH
- a CDS encoding lysozyme inhibitor LprI family protein; the encoded protein is MLRLYWSSCHFRLLLLPFVLLMSLGAHAQGAAAAPSFDCTKASTEAEHLICRDPTLALKERTMVDTYRAALQHLSPQQARAFRQEHFKWFVEYKGACNSPSMMEDGRRACISFYLEQHTKDLQKALASLPVRSISSQSSAIGFLAQLNQLGVKSTVLKEIEADMDQRESIVGYVELDFKRKIVFTNRRIVSIASIPLMGMSTEWGDHGNIVLQGGNFQMREDKLSSVVFAPTRIRKSYGSVDGYEELTEILKKYGPSVSRSIWPYEIQLQAPNSQIANRFYAIENSQAHEIAKLAAKAHLRVFFTK